The following coding sequences are from one Nicotiana tabacum cultivar K326 chromosome 1, ASM71507v2, whole genome shotgun sequence window:
- the LOC107790611 gene encoding thermospermine synthase ACAULIS5-like: MGSEALEFFACDNTFRYEPKRITMEESDDLPINDGSWFEEEIDVDLKWSFALNSVLHKGTSEYQDIALLDTKHFGKVLVIDGKMQSAEVDEFIYHECLIHPALLCHPNPKNVFIMGGGEGSAAREALRHKSMEKVVMCDIDQEVVDFCRKHLTANHEAFRNKKLNLIINDAKAELEQRQEKFDIIVGDLADPVEGGPCYQLYTKSFYENILKPKLNDSGIFVTQAGPAGVFTHKEVFSSIYNTIKQVFKYVLAYTAHVPSFADTWGWVMASDQPFCLDAGKLDKKIAERIEGELLYLNGASFFSSTILNKTVAKTLKNETHVYTEDDARFIHGHGVAFRN, encoded by the exons ATGGGAAGTGAAGCTTTGGAGTTTTTTGCTTGTGATAATACTTTTCGATATGAACCAAAACGCATAACAATGGAGGAGAGTGATGATCTTCCCATTAATGATGGTTCTTGGTTTGAAGAAGAGATTGATGTTGATCTCAAATGGTCTTTTGCTTTGaacag TGTGCTGCACAAAGGAACAAGCGAGTACCAAGATATCGCCCTTTTGGACACCAAGCATTTCGGGAAG GTATTGGTGATAGATGGGAAGATGCAGAGTGCAGAAGTGGATGAATTTATATATCATGAATGCTTAATTCATCCAGCTCTCTTGTGTCACCCTAA CCCAAAAAATGTTTTTATAATGGGAGGTGGTGAAGGATCTGCAGCAAGGGAAGCTCTCAGACACAAATCTATGGAGAAAGTTGTCATGTGTGACATTGATCAg GAGGTTGTGGATTTCTGCAGGAAGCATCTAACAGCAAACCATGAGGCTTTTCGTAACAAGAAGCTTAACTTGATCATTAACGACGCCAA AGCTGAGCTAGAGCAGAGGCAAGAAAAATTTGATATTATAGTTGGAGATTTAGCTGATCCAGTTGAAGGAGGACCTTGTTACCAACTCTACACCAAATCTTTCTACGAAAATATCCTCAAACCTAAGCTCAACGACAGTGGCATCTTCGTTACTCAG GCTGGACCAGCAGGGGTTTTCACACACAAGGAAGTTTTCTCATCCATTTACAACACAATCAAGCAGGTCTTCAAAT ATGTGCTGGCATATACAGCTCATGTACCCTCTTTTGCTGATACATGGGGATGGGTTATG GCTTCTGACCAACCATTCTGTCTTGATGCTGGAAAACTGGACAAGAAAAtagctgaaagaattgaagggGAACTCTTATATCTTAATGGTGCTTCTTTCTTCTCCTCCACCATCTTGAATAAGACCGTTGCCAAAAC GCTGAAGAATGAGACTCATGTGTACACTGAAGATGATGCAAGGTTCATTCATGGACATGGAGTGGCATTCAGAAATTGA
- the LOC107790612 gene encoding uncharacterized protein LOC107790612: protein MASVCMAMPVTKASQKRVTPTSDAFFKPLPVNPSKAVFVNKVSKSKLEISASLKEKAITGLTAAALTASMVVPDVAQAAEGLSPSLKNFLLSIVSGGVVLTAIIGAIVGVSNFDPVKRS from the coding sequence atggcTTCAGTTTGCATGGCTATGCCAGTGACCAAAGCAAGCCAAAAGAGGGTTACACCAACCTCAGATGCTTTCTTTAAGCCATTGCCAGTGAATCCATCAAAGGCAGTGTTTGTGAacaaagtctcaaaatcaaagCTTGAAATATCAGCTTCATTGAAGGAGAAGGCAATTACTGGACTAACAGCAGCTGCTTTGACAGCTTCAATGGTGGTGCCAGATGTAGCTCAGGCTGCTGAAGGACTTTCACCatctttgaagaatttcttgCTCAGCATAGTGTCAGGTGGGGTTGTGCTTACTGCCATTATTGGAGCTATTGTTGGTGTTTCCAACTTTGATCCTGTTAAGAGAAGTTAA